The DNA window CAAAACAGACACGAGTGACTTCTCCATAGTTaacttttccttttgattttttcttttccatttcccAGCACATAATTTACTTCGGCTTCCTCCGCATACCCATCCGCGATTTGGCATATCTAAATTCTTATTAAGAAAATACCATAAACAGTTAGTAAAAAAATGCAACCcacaaaatagaaaacaaaatagaaataaagtAAAACCCGATAAAAGAAAACGCTACGCTGGTAGCCAAAGGATACTCTAAACGAATTCCTTCGCCAGCCGCTGAGGAATAAAGAATGGTGCCTTGAAGACTGTTCAAGGCGGTGGTTGCAGTCTCAACATCCTGCATGTGTGGTTAGCAGTCAAACTGAGTAAAACATCCAAATCTAATCGTGCAAATCAAATATGCCAATCAATAGAATATGTAGCacaaaattaaaaggcaaaaaaagAGAAACCTTGAAATCTACAAATGAAACAGGAGCCCCGTATGTGCTTTGCATcttcagtttcaaaaatccagGGAACCTGATAGAAGATGCAAATAATATAAGCAAAAGTCAAAAACAACTTCAGCTTATACAGAACTAACAAACAATAAAGTACTTCACATGATACTTGTATACTGACCTGGAAAATACTTGATTTAGCTCTTGTTCATTACAAGTTGGCCCCAGATTTGCTACAAATAAAGTCGCGCATGGGACTGTATTTGTTGGAATGTAAGGAGTTGAACACTTTTTCTgtcataacaaaattagaaatgCAACTTTTAGAATGATAGTCTCAAATTTGTCGGACATGAGAATAAAGTAGACATGAATATACATGGCGATACAAACATTAGAAACAACTGACATAAGCACCGTATAAGAATGATCAGacctaaattttattttattaacgatAAATGATTGATTGGCGGATGTTACAGAGTACGGTATAGCTTGAAGAAAATATTACAATCACATATCCATATCGTAATATCATGTCAATCGTAATCATAATAATACTAAACAGCCTAATCAATTAACTAAAGAATGTGTCTCTGAAGGTGTAGCCCAGTGGTATAGTTTGAGACGTTGAAGGTGTATCATGAAGGAGGTTCAGAATTCAATTCTTGTTAACgaaatttttatatatatgtaGATGACGATGTAGATTACACAGTTTAACCCCTACAGTCTTTAATACTGTCCGAAAAATGTGCTTATGAAAAGTTTGTATAGCCCCATAATAGAGAAGTAGAATCTTAGGTGGTTTTGATAGGTATTGAGATGGCCTATATAAGCACCAATGAAGCTAAAAAGGTTGAATGGGTGAAAGTAAAAGTTAAAAACAGAGCAAGGACAGAAAAAATATAGGTCAAATCATTGAGAAATTTAAAGATAAGCGGTCTATCTTTTAACCAAATACATGACAAATTGAATGACATCATTTGGTCCATGTAGCGGCCTGGTGGGAAAAGACTTGATATGCCATATTAGAAGTTGATGCTGTATTAAAAGTTGTATAAATTAACTTTTAGTCTTCACCCAAGAGCCTTAGCTCAAGTGGCACCAACCACCAAGTCCTCTAGGAGATCAATGTGCCCCAGAATAGAAACAATGCCCTATACTCCAGTTTACCATCTTCCTCTCCACACCAGAATACAGTCATAATCAGATCATGTCTCACGGCAAAGACCATGTCCATGTTAGCAGCGAGATAATCAAAATGGAGATTTAACCAAGGATTGGAGGAGAGATAAAATATGAGTGAACAGAAGATTCTATCGgataaaggaaaaaaaagagtATAACTAACTAGTAATAGTATATCTAGAGAGCAACCTTCAAGGTCCTACCATAAAGGGGCTTAGGAAAGAGTCAGAAATCATAATGCATGACTCTGCCGTAAGCAGGTTTTTACAAGACCTACATGCTGGGGCTAATAATCCTTTGAACAGTTGGAGTCGAGAAGGATAGCAAGAAATGTAAAATCATTCAATCCTATGAGCAAAGTCCATGTGATCTTAACACAAATTAGCGGTCAAGAAGAGAGTCAAACTGGTGAAACCATTGGGTGAATACTACTAATACTATTTGTTTAATAGTTGAAAATGGAATATGACTCTAAATAGTAGTACAGGGAAAAGAAACTGCTATATATAATGAAAAAGGTAGGTGGATTTCCCATGCCTCATAAAATTGTACAACCAACAAAAAAGACAGGCAAAAACAAGCTTTTGAATTCATCAATAACCACAGCAAGTGGGGGAGACCTGTTCAAATCAACAACATTTCGTGCTTTTTTAGCATGAGATGTAGCCAATTTTAATCATATAATagtgaaaaaataaatttaaggTGATGCAGAAATCAAATACATTGAGTGCTTTATAAAACTAACCAGATGTGGGAATAGATTGTCATGCAGAGCAAGCCCGTCAGCATTTCCATAACTATaaccaaaaatatatattagacaATATAGCATAAAATACGAAGAAAATAGCTACCCTAAAAATGTAATTGATAATTCAAACATATTGGTTTTTTTCTAGTGGAGAAATAATTTGACAACTGAATCTCGAAAAACTTGGGAAATTGAAAAATGTGTTTTATCTGAGCTAGAAGCAATCACTTCCATATAACAAAGCTGTGATTAAGTAGTGCAGATGACCTTTGTGCAGGTGGATAACCAATCATGTTCGTGTTGAAAGCAGGATTACCCATTCCAGGCATGTGAATGCTGCTAACACCTGCTAGTGCCGAAGAGTGCAAAACACGTGTAATGTGAGCTCAAATATAAAAGTGTCTATTGTGTGATCAATACTTAACTGGTCTACAAAAAAGATGTTAAACATTGAACTGAGTAAAAGAATACAATAGTAAAGGGGGAAAAACCCACACAAGACACGTACATAGAGAAGATCTATGCATTTATCTAGAATCAACTTACCAGAATCAGGAGCTGGCCATGAAGGTCCTGATCCTCGAGCCTTCTTATCTGAGCCAGCTCTCTCATCATCTGGTTGTCAATGAAAATGGAACTTAAACATAAGAAATTGAAACTTTCTACATTAAACCAAACCCACAAAACCTATCAATTTTTATACATCAAAAGTAGTTCTAGTCTGAATgacaaaataaagaaataaaagcaCACACCTAGCCTTGCACGTTTAGCCCTAGAGTTGGATTTAGCCAGATCAATATAAAGAGTAGAACCCTTTTCAAGATCAAAGACCATCCCCTACAAACcacatcaatcaaaaacttcaataTTCATATAGATAAACTGAATGACCGATATATTCATGATTAAACAGACACTTTAATCTCTAAATGTGTGAGGCAGTGTcattatgaataaataaataaattaacagtAATCACAGGCGTCCGTGTTGTTATCAGACAAGGACATGCCTTTTATCAGAAGTGTTCACAGGCGTCCGTGTTGTTATCAGACAAGGACATGCCTTTTATCAGAAGTGTCGGTGCTACAGAGATTGTGACACCACCGGACATTCAAAAACCTAAATAGCCGTTTAATCATAAATGTATCGATACCACACAAAATAACACATAATATCCTCACATTAAGAGCATGCAATGCCTGGATTGCAGATTGCTGATTCGAGAAAACAGCAAAAGCAAACGCCTGTCACACAACAAACACATCAGAAAGAAAGCAAAAAACAATAATCCACAACATGTTTTACGCGATCAGGATTGTACCTGCGACGTATTGTTGGGACTTCTAAGATGCGAAGACTCGTAACCGGGAAATTCGCGGAAGAGATTGTAGATTTCGCGGGGCTTAACATCTTCGGGAAGACCAGCGATGAAGAGAGTGCGAACATCGTTGGATGAAGATAGAGGAGGAACGTAAGCACCATACACGGGTGGTTGCGGATGGTACTGTGGAGGAAGATGATGCGGCGGAGGCGGTGGCGGTAGTGGAGCACCAGGGGGCGGTGGTATCATCGCCATGGGTTGAGGAGGAGGCGGCGGTGGATAATACTGATAAGTTAGATGATTGGGCGGTTGGTTCTGAGCGTAGTAGGCTGCCATGTCGTCCATTGGAGTTCGATTGCACCTCGGAGTCACAGCACAAGCCCTAGAATTTTGATTTCGATTTCGatttcttgttttgtttttgttaaattttgaattgctttggtttttttttttattgaaatttttaatagtactttttttttcttgatggaaataatagtattttttggTTATGAGCatatgtctcttgattgaagtgGGCTGGACCGTTATAGAGTAGTTTGTGCAAGGGGTGTTCTTTTCACACTCACTTTTTTCCTAGTTCACCTATCTAGTTTATTTTGAGACGGTTATTTGTATTTACATATATAGAGTAGTTAtaatttcctttatttctgtCTTATGAATTAGAATACAAGTCATATATTATATCCGttgcaaatttttttttaatttatgatggAGAAAATATATAATATTGCAGTTTAACTTACTTAAACTTTAATCTCTAGTTATCTTTAATAAAAAGTTATCTCTATTCATAATTATCTCAAAAATATTCATAATAATCTCCACAATGTGATTTATactcaacaatctccaccttgacaaATATCAAACTCATATGAAGACTTTCATCTTGACAACTAGGGAGGTACACCTCTTACTTAACACAAAGAAACATGTAACAAGTTCAGGAAATGTCTGAACTTGTCACTGATTATTGGCTTGGTCAAcatattagtattattaattcAAAGTATGAGCATTTTCAAGTAATATTTGCCCAAATGCAAGTAACTTACTGATCTTGTGAAAACTCTCATAAATATGCTTGGTCTTGGCATGATACACGTGATTGTTTGCCAAATAAATGGCACTCAGACTATCATAATCTAACTGAACTTCACCCTGTTCAagatccaattctctcaccaaccATGTAAGTCATAAGACTTCTTTGGTAGTTTCACCTGTCACCATGTACTCTACTTCAGTTGTCGACATAGCTATTATGGATTAAACTAGTGATTTCCAATAAATAGGTCCTCCTGATAAAGTAAAGAAAATACATATCCTCTTGTATACCTCATATCATTCATATCACCTGCATAGTCTAAATCAATATATCCTACAACTGAAGGATCACCTTGTTCAATATTAAACATAATATCATAACTCAAAATACTCAACAGAATACCATTCAAGTATCTAAAAATCCACTTGACTACTTCCAAATATTGCTTTTTTAGTTTGAACATAAGATACTTTGAACAGCCAAAAACATTGACATAAAGGGCATTTGAcatatactcaacttctatatctGTCTTTGGACATTGATTCAATCATAGCTTATAGTGATTCGTCAATGGAGTACACACAACCTTATAATTATTCATGTGAAACTTATCTGACACCTTTTCAACATAGCTTTTTTTATATAGCCATGATTTTCTAACGCGCATATCCCTCTAAATTTCCATACCAAAATCTTCTTAGCAGCACTTAAGTCTTTCATATCAAACTCATTTTCCaacatgatttttatttcatttacatCATGTAAATGATTATAAGTAATCaacatatcataaacatatagtAACAGGAAAATAAAAACGCCATCATCAAGGCTCCTAGCATAAATACAACAGTCATACTCACACTTTCTATAGCCAATCTTAAACGTGTATGAATAAAAGCACTTGTACCATTGTCTTGGATGTGAATAAGAATTAGTTTGCTcctagaattagggtttgttctcattaaatgtaattatttagtgtaattacctaTATAGCcttgtaacctttatatatagaagaaataataatgagaaaggcATCAAGCCAGTAGTTATTGACATGGTATCAGCCTCGTCGTCCAAACCTGTGATTTTTTGGTTTTGATCGTGGTTGTTGTTTTCGCCACAACATCCTGTCACTCGTGTTTTGTTGTTCACCGTTTTTGGGTCCTGATCGACAGTGAAATTTGTTTCCTGCCGATTTGTATCGTTGCCGTCATAATTATCCTTTGGATTTAGGGCTGCGTTTTCCTTTGCGATCCAACCGTGATTCTTGATTTCTTGGTTTTGCGGTTCGTCTTGATTGTTCTTCCGCTCGTGTCTCTTGGTGTTGGATTTTCGGTGTGTTCAGGGGGTTTGCCGTATTCTTGCGTGTGAGATTGTCGTATTCTTGCGTGTGGAATTTTCCTCTTTGGCTTTCGTGGTTTACTGTTTCTAAAGTGTTGGTCACCGTGAGTTTAATTTTAATTGGGATTGTTTCCTTGctttggttattattattattattattattattattattataattaattattataataataaaataattggtGAATTGTATCTAGTAGCACAAATTTCAAATGGCttatgaaaaagaaagagagaacttTTGTGTCCGTTTCACCGGCAAGAATTATTCTGCATGGGAATTTCAGTTCAAGATGTATGTTAAAGGAAAGGGATTATGGGGTCATTTAGACGGTGTTTCTAAGGCACCAACAGATAAAACAGATTTAGATGCGTGGGACATTAAAGATGCTCAAATCATCACTTGGATCCTCAACAGTATTGATCCTCAGATGATAAACAATTTGCGCTCCTTTTCAACTGCTCAAGAAATATGGAATTATCTGAAGCGCATTTACAACCAAGACAATTCGGCAAAACGTTTTCAGTTGGAGCTAGACATAGCCAACTACAAACAAGGTGATTTGTCTATTCAAGAATACTATTTTGGTTTTTTGAATCTCTGGACAGAACACTCTGCTATTATACATGCTAATGTTCCCAAAACCTCTCTTGCGGTTGTTCAAGAGGTATACAACACAAGTAGgcgagatcaatttctcatgaaaCTTCGTCCAGAATTTGAGCTTGTTAGAGGTGCTTTGCTCAATAGGAATCCTGTTCCTTCTTTAGATATTTGTGTCGGCGAACTTCTAAGGGAGGAACAACGTCTACTTACTCAAGGAACCATGTCTCATGATGCTGTCAGTTCTGAACCTGTGGCAATTGCATATGCTGCTCAAAGTAGAGGAAAAGGTCGTGATATGCGACAAGTCCAATGTTTTTCTTTCAAATAATTTGGACATGTTTCTCGCAACTGTAGTAAGAAGTTTTGCAATTACTGCAAACAACAGGGTCATATCATCTCTGACTGTCCCACATGTCCTCCCCGACCAACGCAACGTCCAACTCAAGCATTTCATGCCACTACCAACTCTGCAGTTGGTCCTCTCAGTAATGGTGCATCTACTGACAGTGTTCTACAACCTGAAATGATTTAACAAATGGTACTTTCTGCTCTTTCAGccttgggaattcagggtaagtcttcTAATGCTTCTCAACCatggtttcttgattctggtgcatccaatcacatgacGAGTTCCTCTGAATACTTGCAAAATTTACATTCTTATAATGGTaatcaacaaattcaagttgATGATGGTAATAAACTTTCTATCACTGATGTTGGTGACATCAACTCTAACTTTCGTAACGTGCTTGTATCACCCGGACTTGCTTCTAACTTATTGTCGGTTGGTCAATTGGTGGATAACAACTGTAATGTTAATTTTTCTCGTGTTGGTTGTCTTGTGCAGGAGCAGGTGTCGGGAAAGGTGATcgcgaaggggcctaaagtgggaagacTGTTTCCGCTTCAATTTAGTTCTAGTCATTTATCTTTTGcatgcaatactattttgaactcttatgaggattggcatagaaaattgggCCATCCAAATTCCGTTGTTTTGTCTCATTTATTTAAAACTGGTTTGTTGGGAAATAAACATGGTTGTCCTGCTTCTATTTTATGTTCCGTTTGTAAATTGGCCaaaagtaaaacacttccttttccgtTAGGTGCTCATCGTGCTTCTACTTGTTTTGAGATGATTCATAGTGATGTGTAGGGAATGTCTCCTACAACATCTCATGCtcactataaatattttgtcacatttattgatgattacagtcgctttacttggatatattttctcAGATCTAAGtctgaagtgttttctatgtttCAGAAATTTTTGACATATGTTGAAAATCAATTTCAAGCAAGTGTTGAAATTTTTCGATCTGACTCGGGAGGTGAGTATATGTCTCATGAATTTCAGGGATACCTACAACAAAAAGGGATCTTGTCTCAACGGTCTTGTCCCAATACCCCCCAACAAAACGGGATGGCGGAGCGAAAGAGTCGTCATTTGCTTGATATCACGTGCACCTTGCTTCTTCAAGCTTCTGTACCATCCCGATTTTGGGTCGAGGCTGTTTCCACAGCGGTATTCCtgatcaatcgtcttccttctacggttattGATTTTGATTCTCCTTTCtttcgtctttttaaaattcagcctaattatagtgatttacatacttttggatgtgtgtgttttgttcacttacctccGTTTGAGCGAAATAAGCTTGGAGCACAATCTATTCAATGTGCATTTATGGGGTATAGCAACTCTCATAAATGTTTTGTGTGTTATGATGTTTCTAATCACCGTTTTCGAGTTTCTCGGAATGTTacattttttgataatcaatATATGTTTCATTCTCTTTCTCCTGCCACAAATGATATTGTTATTCTTCCTAATTTTTCTGTTATGCCTCGATCTATAGAATGTTACAAACCAGGAATCACATATGCCAGACAACGCAGAAAACAGGTTCCCACTGCCCCTCCCGACACAGATCCGTCACCTAATCCTGAACCGGTCGAACCACGACGTTCTGGTCGAATATCTAAAGCACCGgatagatattcaccagacaggtatgattcctcacatacttctctgTTTGTCTCATTGTCTAGCATATCTATTCCAACTTGTTATGCACAGGCTGTTAAAAGACTTACGCtggataaaagcaatgaatgaggaacttcaGGCCCTTCAAGAGAATTttacatgggatattgtctcttgTCCCCCTGATATCAAACCCATAGGTtgcaaatgggtgtattctgTGAAACTAAATTCTGATGGGTCTCTCAACCGTTTCAAGGCTCGATTGGTTGCCTTAGGAAATaagcaggaatatggaattgattatgatgagacatttgcaccggttgccaAAATGACATCTGTTCGTACGATACTCTCTATCGCCGCTTCTAATGGGTGGTctcttcatcaaatggatgtgaaaaatgcctttCTTCATGGTGACCTGACGGAAGATATCTATATGACTCCTCCTCAAGGCTTATTCTCTTCATCTCAAGGTGTGTGCAAGCTTAAACGCTCcttatatggtttgaaacaagcgcctagagcatggtatgaaatTTTTTGCTCCACTCTACTTGGGTTCtcctttactcagagtcagtatgattcttctctatttattcatCGAACGTCTACTGGAATTGTCCTACttcttctgtatgttgatgatatgattattactggtTCTGATAATGCTTCGATTCAAAGCCTTAAACAGCAGTTACAAGCATCatttcatatgaaagatcttggtcatttgcattattttcttggtcttgaggttcaCTCTACATCCAAGGGTAtattcctccatcaacacaagtatgccacAGATTTAATTTCTATGGCTGGTCTCCAATCGGCTACTCCAGtggatactcctcttgaggttaGTGTTAAATATCATTGTGATGATGGTGATCTGTTGCCTGATCCCTTATTGTATCGTCAACTCGTGGGTAGCCTTAACtacttgactattactcgccctgaCATATCGTTTGCTAttcaacaagtaagtcaattcatgcactctcCTCGCCACCTTCACTTGGCAGCAGTTCGTCGTATAATTCGTTACTTGAAGGGAAGCTCTCATCGTGGTTTATTTTTTCCTACTGGCGTTGCTcctaaattgagtgcttatagtgatgccgattgggcagggtgtcctgatactcgacgatctgtcactggttggtgcatgtttcttgaCTCTTCATTGATatcatggaaaagtaagaaacaagcgagagtctctaaatcgtctactgaatctgagtatcgtgccatgtctgctgcttgttctgaaataatttggcttcGTGGTCTTTTGGCTGAGCTTGGATTTCCTCAATTagagccaacttcactttatgcGGACAATACGAGTGCCATCCAAATTGTTgcgaatcctgtttttcatgaacgcaccaaacatattgaagttgattgtcactcaaTCCGGGACGCTTATGATGACCGCATTatatcacttcctcatgtcagtactcaattgcagattgcagatattcttaccaaggttgttccgcgtccacgtcatcaatttcttgttagcaaattgatgctcattgacaAGCAACATCAATTTGAGGGGAGATGTGAATAAGAATTAGTTTGCTcctagaattagggtttgttctcattaaatgtaattatttagtgtaattacctaTATAGCcttgtaacctttatatatagaagaaataataatgagaaaggcATCAAGCCAGTAGTTATTGACATTGGAGACTGCTTTAAACCATACAAAGACCTCTTCAATTTACAAACTAGTATGTCATGTTCACTGTCACTCAACCCCTCTATTTGCTCCATATAATTTTGCTTATCTAGATTGTCGTGAAGAAATGTTGTCTTCATATCCATCTTCTCTAAATGCATGTCTCGGCTAACTATCAAGGCTAACATTTCTTTGATAGAAGTATGTTTGATGATCGGATAGAAAATCTCATCATAATAAATCCTTTTCTATTGTGAGTACCCATTTGCTGCAAGATGAGTGTAACACCcaaatttagaattatttaattatttgaacatTTGTGAATTATCGATGAAATTTGTATGACGTATGATGTGTGTGGGGTATGTTGTGGAGTAGTACTTGGATTAAGGTGAGTTAGaatgattttaatttaaataattaagttatattatttagattaataagaataataataaaataaataattaggaGAGTTGAGTAAGGGCATAATGGGAAGAGCATAGAAAGGGTCCTAGGGGTAAGTAAGTAAAAAGGTGAAAATAGAGAAAGAGGATTCATTATGTGTGATCGTGATTTTGGAGAAAATTGTGAAAGAAGAGGTTAGGGCACAAAGGGGATTTCGGTAGAACGCCAAGAAAAGACCAATTGCTAGGAAATTTGAGGGAATGGGGTAATCTCGGTTTATCATGATTGATAGGGGTTAAGATAAATGTATGTTTTGTCTTGTATGATGATTTGATTGgaaacatgatgaattgttgacTAATGAGGTATTTAGATGTAAAATACCATGATTTGGTGACTATGATGTATACTATGATGTGCCTTGATGTTCATATGTGatatgtgatgattattatgtgTTTTACAATTAGAATGATGTTTGGAATTGAATTTGGTGTGTCCTGGAACAGCAGCGACTCACAACTAAGAAGTTGTTGAATCACGAATTTCGTCGGGCAAGCTAGTGAGCTCGGGGCAAGCCAGTCTCCCTAGCGTCGTCGGGTGAGCCCGAGGCGAGCAAGATGAGGCCCCTGGAAAAATGTATGGGGAAGGGATTTCGCCCCATCGTCGTCGGGTGAATGAAGCAGCAATGACTCCAAATCGCTCAATTCGCCAGGTGAGCACCAGGCGACTAGGAAGCGAGCAGAGTGCTCCTAGGGCGTCGGGCAAGCTTGAGTCGAGCATTTTGtaccattttatttaaaatgttgtAACTTAAGTTTCAGGACTCCGTTTGACGTGTTGTTCGAAGAGTTGAGAAGATGACGCATAGACCTATAATATAATTGAGTCATAAAAGATGTTTGGTGTATGATTTCAGTACTTATGTGTTTATGAGATTGAATTATATTGTGTTGTTATGCTATGATATGTTGTATTTTCATGATGAACATGTCGTTGTTGTGATTTTGTTATGACGTTGCTATGAAGTTGTCGTAATGCTAACGATGGTTTATGATGATAATATGATGACATGTATGTTTTAAATATGTATTACAAGCTATGTGATAAGTATGTGAATGATGATGCGATTGACAAGTCGCGGTCGAGAATTATGTGACTCTGTTGGTTATCATGTATTCATAGCATATTTTAGGACGGTGGTCCACCTCAATCCCATTGTGCGGATTGAGTGCAATTTGTGAAGTGCTCTGGTTCCAAAAGAGAatcgatcctatggtggggatctttggagggTGATGACCTAGTCATCAAAGagattggtaccacatgtattgAGTCAATATCATTGCATTAACATCTTATCTGGCATTCCATGGATTTTATTGACGAATTGTGATGTAATGATAATTGTGAAGTATGTGATTTTATGATGCTATTATGAAGTATTGTGAGTATGACATATTGGTAAATTATGTGCTTTTTATGATGATAATGTTGTTTATAACTACTCTTCTTTTCCTTATATCTTTTATAATGAATTGTgattactcaccctttctgtttgaatattacctccacgtgggtaacgcgcaGGTGATCAGGAGTAGTTTCGTAGAGACTTGTAAGATAGCTTCTGATTATTTTATCTAGTTTCATTATTAGAAgttgtcttgctctgatacgtaagaTCGGGTTGATAACGCTATATTTTGCGAGTTGTTATGCTCTTTTGATATTGACATAACTTTATGATGTTTTGGTTGTTACAATGGTTTTAAATCGATGAAGTTATGTGTATTGGAGTT is part of the Vicia villosa cultivar HV-30 ecotype Madison, WI linkage group LG2, Vvil1.0, whole genome shotgun sequence genome and encodes:
- the LOC131652216 gene encoding RNA-binding protein L isoform X1, with product MDDMAAYYAQNQPPNHLTYQYYPPPPPPQPMAMIPPPPGAPLPPPPPPHHLPPQYHPQPPVYGAYVPPLSSSNDVRTLFIAGLPEDVKPREIYNLFREFPGYESSHLRSPNNTSQAFAFAVFSNQQSAIQALHALNGMVFDLEKGSTLYIDLAKSNSRAKRARLDDERAGSDKKARGSGPSWPAPDSAGVSSIHMPGMGNPAFNTNMIGYPPAQSYGNADGLALHDNLFPHLKKCSTPYIPTNTVPCATLFVANLGPTCNEQELNQVFSRFPGFLKLKMQSTYGAPVSFVDFKDVETATTALNSLQGTILYSSAAGEGIRLEYAKSRMGMRRKPK
- the LOC131652216 gene encoding RNA-binding protein L isoform X2: MDDMAAYYAQNQPPNHLTYQYYPPPPPPQPMAMIPPPPGAPLPPPPPPHHLPPQYHPQPPVYGAYVPPLSSSNDVRTLFIAGLPEDVKPREIYNLFREFPGYESSHLRSPNNTSQAFAFAVFSNQQSAIQALHALNGMVFDLEKGSTLYIDLAKSNSRAKRARLDDERAGSDKKARGSGPSWPAPDSGVSSIHMPGMGNPAFNTNMIGYPPAQSYGNADGLALHDNLFPHLKKCSTPYIPTNTVPCATLFVANLGPTCNEQELNQVFSRFPGFLKLKMQSTYGAPVSFVDFKDVETATTALNSLQGTILYSSAAGEGIRLEYAKSRMGMRRKPK